The following are from one region of the Deltaproteobacteria bacterium genome:
- a CDS encoding universal stress protein → MLQFSAWLCIMHVIPLVPAVSPAPLPPSAPITPEFDIHLYQPELRAQSAQALDLFVEAHVASELRVKTISVTGDTADQIVRAAETEKCDLIVIACHVRTGWRRFILGSVAERAVRNASCPVLTIQAPTETAGSFGQLINLREL, encoded by the coding sequence ATGTTGCAATTTTCTGCCTGGCTCTGTATAATGCACGTGATTCCCCTGGTGCCGGCGGTTTCCCCTGCCCCATTGCCGCCTTCAGCGCCCATAACTCCAGAATTTGACATTCATTTATATCAACCGGAGTTGCGGGCTCAATCTGCCCAGGCCCTCGACCTTTTTGTCGAAGCCCACGTTGCCTCCGAATTAAGGGTCAAAACCATTAGCGTCACCGGAGACACGGCTGATCAGATCGTTCGGGCGGCGGAGACGGAGAAATGTGATCTCATTGTTATAGCCTGTCATGTACGCACCGGGTGGCGTCGTTTTATATTGGGTTCTGTAGCCGAACGGGCAGTAAGAAATGCCTCGTGTCCAGTACTTACCATCCAGGCACCGACGGAGACTGCCGGTAGCTTTGGCCAACTTATTAATCTCAGGGAATTATGA
- a CDS encoding F0F1 ATP synthase subunit A — protein MSLKDITPDMVTIWQWGAISLNATIVFTWIVMALIIVISWLVTRSLSVDAQASRWQTLLEVLVGGIRNQIREVSRQDPDRYLPFIGTLFLFIAVSNLLTLFPVYIPPTGSLSTTTALAICVFVAVPVYGIIDLGLLGYLKLYIQPTIFMLPFNILGELSRTLALAVRLFGNIMSGTKILAILLAVMPFFFPILMRALGLLTGLIQAYIFAILAMVYIASATRVREEREQGAQMTTSPETNQPHDPLKGDNL, from the coding sequence ATGAGCTTAAAAGATATTACTCCGGATATGGTGACTATCTGGCAATGGGGAGCGATTTCCCTGAACGCCACTATTGTATTCACCTGGATAGTGATGGCCCTGATTATCGTGATTTCCTGGCTGGTCACCCGTAGCCTGTCGGTAGATGCCCAAGCCTCACGGTGGCAGACTCTGCTGGAAGTGCTGGTAGGCGGCATCCGCAATCAGATCCGGGAAGTCAGCCGCCAGGACCCTGACCGCTATCTGCCGTTTATCGGCACCCTGTTCCTGTTTATCGCGGTTTCCAATCTGTTGACCCTGTTCCCGGTTTACATCCCTCCGACCGGTTCTCTGTCCACGACCACGGCTTTGGCCATCTGCGTCTTTGTCGCGGTGCCGGTTTATGGCATTATCGACCTCGGCTTGCTCGGCTATCTGAAACTCTACATCCAACCGACGATATTCATGTTGCCTTTTAACATCCTGGGCGAGCTGTCCCGGACCCTGGCCTTGGCGGTTCGACTCTTTGGCAACATCATGAGCGGCACCAAGATCTTGGCCATCTTGCTGGCGGTAATGCCTTTTTTCTTTCCGATTCTGATGCGGGCCTTGGGATTACTGACCGGCCTAATCCAGGCCTATATTTTTGCCATTCTGGCCATGGTCTACATTGCTTCTGCTACTCGGGTGCGCGAGGAACGCGAACAGGGAGCTCAAATGACCACTTCTCCGGAAACCAATCAACCCCACGATCCATTGAAAGGAGACAATTTGTGA
- a CDS encoding F0F1 ATP synthase subunit epsilon, translated as MKLKLLLPSEILIDQEVTKVIAEADNGYFCLLPRHIDFVAALVPGILAFTARDGQEEFVAVDEGILVKVGPDVLVSTRNAFRSAELEKLRQTVEQEFRIRDDREKKAHSATAKLEADLVRRFMELGEHERY; from the coding sequence ATGAAACTTAAGCTATTGCTGCCTTCCGAAATTCTGATCGATCAGGAAGTGACCAAAGTCATTGCTGAAGCGGACAACGGTTATTTCTGTCTGCTGCCGCGGCATATTGACTTCGTCGCCGCCTTGGTGCCCGGTATCCTAGCCTTTACCGCGCGGGACGGGCAGGAGGAGTTTGTTGCCGTCGATGAAGGCATCCTGGTCAAAGTCGGCCCGGATGTGCTGGTTTCGACTCGGAACGCCTTCCGCAGTGCGGAACTGGAGAAGTTGCGGCAAACCGTGGAGCAAGAATTTCGGATAAGAGATGATCGGGAGAAAAAGGCCCATTCAGCGACGGCCAAATTGGAAGCCGATTTGGTCCGGAGATTCATGGAACTAGGGGAGCATGAACGATACTGA
- a CDS encoding AtpZ/AtpI family protein produces MNDTEKVNHPDRKRAEELSQKIAAKQQRKLKARHRRDRPLWFGLGMFGLVGWSVAIPTLIGIALGIWLDMKLPARFSWTLTLLFVGVILGCLNAWYWIKRESRNHGSGN; encoded by the coding sequence ATGAACGATACTGAGAAGGTCAATCATCCGGACCGGAAGCGGGCGGAAGAGCTGTCCCAAAAGATCGCCGCCAAACAACAGCGTAAGCTGAAAGCCAGACACCGGAGAGATCGCCCCCTCTGGTTTGGGTTGGGGATGTTCGGCCTGGTGGGCTGGTCGGTAGCGATCCCCACCCTGATCGGAATAGCATTGGGAATCTGGCTGGATATGAAATTGCCCGCCCGTTTTTCCTGGACGCTCACCCTGCTCTTTGTCGGAGTCATACTCGGTTGCCTGAATGCCTGGTATTGGATCAAGCGAGAAAGTCGAAACCATGGAAGTGGGAATTAG
- a CDS encoding cation:proton antiporter: protein MEVGISHPLLISLVGALVVLAMLVKSACLQANIPPLIGYISLGFLLGWADVALGWLGSGGREIFSLLGEIGVIVLLFRIGLESNVAGLIHQLRRASLIWLGGVLFSGILGYLTASIIFGLSLISSLFVAIALTATSVGVSVATWQDAQALNSPIGELLVDVAELDDISGIVLMALLFAIVPVLQGQANNSLLHMVGLTAVLLLAKLVGFGAFCILFSMWIERHVTEFFTKISSPPHLALVVAGIGFIMAALAALLGFSVAIGGFFAGLVFSRDPQSVKIDASFEDIYEFFSPFFFIDIGLNIDPYALTSGLELSGLLVVAAILGKVLGHGVPSLITLGWSGAVVLGLSMIPRAEIAMIIMEHGLNLGNWAVPPPVYAAMVVVSAATCIISPITVRVLLRRWPQIKGEN, encoded by the coding sequence ATGGAAGTGGGAATTAGCCACCCTCTGTTGATCTCATTAGTGGGAGCCTTGGTGGTTCTGGCCATGTTGGTGAAATCGGCCTGTCTCCAGGCTAATATCCCACCCTTGATTGGCTATATCTCGCTGGGTTTCCTGCTGGGATGGGCCGACGTCGCGTTGGGATGGCTGGGGAGCGGCGGCCGGGAGATTTTTAGCCTTTTAGGGGAAATCGGAGTCATCGTGTTGCTCTTCCGGATCGGTTTGGAAAGCAATGTTGCCGGCCTGATTCATCAGTTGCGTCGGGCCTCTCTGATCTGGCTGGGAGGGGTTTTATTCAGCGGGATACTGGGCTATCTCACTGCTTCCATTATCTTTGGCCTGTCGCTGATTTCCAGTCTGTTCGTGGCCATTGCTCTAACCGCCACCAGTGTTGGGGTCTCGGTAGCCACTTGGCAGGACGCCCAGGCCCTCAATTCTCCTATCGGAGAGCTGTTAGTTGATGTGGCCGAGTTAGACGACATCTCGGGGATTGTGTTGATGGCCCTGCTGTTCGCCATCGTCCCGGTTTTGCAGGGACAGGCGAATAATTCTCTGTTGCATATGGTCGGATTAACCGCGGTTCTGCTACTGGCCAAGCTGGTGGGGTTCGGAGCTTTCTGTATCCTGTTTTCGATGTGGATTGAACGCCATGTAACTGAGTTCTTTACTAAAATCAGCTCGCCGCCTCACTTGGCCCTGGTGGTGGCCGGAATCGGCTTTATCATGGCCGCGCTGGCGGCGTTGCTAGGTTTCTCGGTGGCCATCGGCGGCTTTTTCGCCGGACTGGTATTCAGCCGTGATCCGCAGTCGGTTAAAATTGATGCCTCTTTTGAAGACATTTATGAATTTTTTAGTCCGTTTTTTTTTATCGACATCGGTCTGAATATCGATCCCTATGCCCTCACCTCGGGCCTGGAACTTAGTGGATTGCTGGTGGTGGCGGCGATCCTGGGGAAGGTACTAGGGCATGGCGTCCCTTCTTTGATTACTTTGGGATGGAGCGGCGCCGTGGTGCTGGGTTTGAGCATGATTCCCCGAGCGGAAATTGCCATGATCATCATGGAACATGGCTTGAACCTGGGTAACTGGGCCGTGCCGCCCCCGGTTTATGCCGCCATGGTCGTAGTATCGGCGGCCACCTGCATTATTTCTCCGATCACCGTGCGGGTCCTTTTGCGTCGGTGGCCTCAGATTAAGGGAGAAAACTAA
- a CDS encoding NAD(P)-binding protein yields the protein MRLAVIVTGIPGSVAAYLLSPARSNSIRSQRLPGGHSHTADVTSGGRTYPVDTGFIVFHETTYPNLIEILKRLGVD from the coding sequence ATGCGCTTGGCCGTGATCGTGACAGGCATTCCCGGCTCGGTGGCTGCCTACCTCTTGTCGCCAGCAAGAAGTAACAGTATTCGAAGCCAACGATTACCTGGCGGCCATTCCCACACGGCGGATGTCACTTCTGGGGGCCGAACCTACCCGGTGGACACCGGTTTCATCGTCTTCCACGAGACTACTTACCCAAACTTGATCGAGATTTTAAAACGTCTGGGCGTAGACTAG
- a CDS encoding F0F1 ATP synthase subunit beta gives MSDQSNPGQPDQGRVVSVRGNVVDAYFPKRVPHLYNLLQTGDQGKIVIEVVAHLSAEMVRGIALTTTQGLAHGSIIVDTGQPIKVPVGERLLGRVFNVFGDTIDRKDRITGGEWRSIHRAPVPLSQQATVPEIFETGIKAIDVLAPLERGGKAGLFGGAGVGKTVLIMEMIHNIVGQHEGISLFCGIGERCREGEELYREMQQAGVLDHTVMVFGQMNEPPGARFRVGHAALTMAEYFRDEARQEVFLLIDNIFRFIQAGAEVSGLMGQLPSRLGYQPTLGTELAALEERICNTASGAITSVQAVYVPADDFTDPAAVHTFGHLSASIVLSRKRASEGLYPAIDPLKSGSNVLVPHIVGPRHYHVAQEIRKTLAIYEDLKDIIAMLGIEELSQDDRRTVYRARRLERFLTQPFFVTEQFTGHKGRIVKLEDAIEGCERILNDELQDYPERALYMIGSIDEA, from the coding sequence ATGAGTGATCAGTCCAACCCCGGTCAACCTGACCAGGGGAGAGTAGTTTCGGTCCGGGGTAATGTAGTTGATGCCTATTTTCCCAAAAGGGTACCTCACCTTTATAATCTGCTCCAGACCGGGGATCAGGGAAAGATCGTTATTGAAGTAGTTGCACATCTCAGTGCCGAAATGGTGCGGGGAATAGCCCTGACCACCACCCAGGGGCTGGCGCATGGGTCGATTATTGTCGATACGGGCCAGCCGATCAAGGTCCCGGTAGGAGAGCGCCTTTTAGGTCGAGTATTCAATGTCTTCGGTGACACGATCGACCGCAAGGACCGGATTACTGGCGGAGAGTGGCGGTCGATTCACCGCGCTCCGGTGCCGCTGAGCCAACAAGCCACGGTCCCCGAGATCTTCGAAACCGGAATTAAGGCCATCGATGTTCTGGCCCCCTTGGAGCGGGGCGGCAAGGCCGGACTGTTTGGCGGCGCCGGGGTGGGGAAAACCGTGCTGATCATGGAAATGATTCACAACATAGTCGGGCAGCATGAGGGGATCAGTCTCTTTTGTGGCATTGGGGAACGCTGCCGGGAGGGGGAAGAGCTATACCGGGAGATGCAACAAGCCGGAGTCCTGGACCATACCGTAATGGTGTTTGGTCAGATGAATGAACCGCCGGGGGCCAGATTCCGGGTCGGTCATGCGGCGCTGACCATGGCCGAATACTTCCGGGATGAAGCCCGGCAAGAGGTGTTCTTGCTGATTGACAACATCTTCCGGTTTATCCAAGCCGGGGCTGAAGTCTCCGGGTTGATGGGTCAGCTGCCCTCGCGACTGGGATATCAACCGACCCTGGGTACCGAGCTGGCCGCCCTGGAAGAACGGATCTGCAACACCGCCAGTGGCGCCATTACTTCGGTGCAGGCGGTGTATGTCCCGGCCGATGATTTTACGGATCCAGCAGCGGTACATACTTTTGGTCACCTTTCGGCGTCCATCGTGTTATCCCGAAAGCGAGCCAGCGAAGGCCTGTATCCCGCCATTGATCCCTTAAAATCGGGGTCCAACGTATTGGTTCCCCATATCGTCGGGCCGCGGCACTATCATGTGGCTCAGGAGATCCGGAAGACTCTGGCTATATACGAAGACCTTAAAGATATCATCGCCATGTTAGGCATTGAAGAACTCTCTCAGGATGATCGGCGGACGGTTTACCGGGCTCGCCGCCTGGAACGGTTCCTGACTCAACCATTTTTTGTCACCGAGCAATTTACCGGTCACAAAGGTCGAATCGTCAAGCTGGAAGATGCAATCGAGGGTTGCGAACGGATTCTCAACGACGAATTACAGGATTATCCGGAAAGAGCCTTGTACATGATCGGGTCGATCGATGAGGCCTGA
- a CDS encoding ATP synthase subunit I: protein MTIIIVQLSLAFSLGLGLGLLYFGSLWLTVQRLPQMRRPEWLTVGSFLGRTAICLLGFYLIMAGRWERLLLATLGFLVMRSILVRRWGPENPKPLTK from the coding sequence ATGACCATTATCATCGTTCAACTCTCTCTAGCCTTCAGCTTGGGCCTGGGCCTGGGCCTGTTATATTTCGGGAGCCTGTGGTTAACGGTTCAGCGACTGCCCCAGATGCGGCGGCCGGAGTGGCTGACTGTGGGCAGTTTTCTGGGGCGCACCGCTATCTGCCTGTTGGGTTTTTATCTGATCATGGCTGGCCGCTGGGAGCGGCTGCTCCTGGCCACTCTGGGTTTTTTGGTAATGCGGTCCATTTTAGTCCGCCGCTGGGGACCTGAAAACCCGAAGCCGTTGACCAAATGA